Below is a window of Arthrobacter sp. SLBN-112 DNA.
AGAAGTGCATGTAGAGGGCGGCGGCGGTGATGTCCACGATGGTGGTGGTGGCCCAGTTGATCCAGTAGAACCAGCCGGAGACGAACGCGGCTTTTTCGCCGAAGAATTCGCGGGCGTAGGAGACGAAGGAGCCTGAGGAGGGCCGGTGCAGGACCAGTTCGCCCAGGGCACGCAGGATCAGGAACGCGAAGAACCCGCACACGGCGTAGGCGATGACCAGGGACGGGCCCGCAGCGTTGAGGCGGCCGCCGGCGCCGAGGAACAGGCCGGTACCGATCGCACCGCCGATCGCGATCATCTGGATCTGCCGCGGCTTGAGGTTCTTGTGGTAGCCCTTGTCCTCCGCGTGCAGGGAGGTCTCGGACGCATGCGCGTGACCACCATCAATCAAGTGGTCTGGAAGGGGGGAATTTGTCATTGGAGTGTCCTTACAGACTGGGGGGGTGTTGGTGGGCCCACGCCCGCCGGGTTCCCTGGCCGAGCTTGCGAGGCCAGGGGGCGGGTGGGGCCTACTTGGTGAGGTTTGCCAGGCGTTCGGGGCTGAGGAGGTCCTGGAGTTGGGCGTCGGTGAGGAGCCCGTGTTCGAGGACCAGCTCGGCCACGCCCTTGCCGGTGGCAAGTGCTTCCTGCGCGATGGCGGTGGCGGTGGCGTAGCCGAGGTGGGGATTCAAGGCGGTGACCAGGCCGATGGACTGCTCCACGGTGCGGCGCAGGTGTTCGGTGTTGGCGGTGATTCCCCGGATGCAGCGGGCCGTGAGGGTGCGGCAGGCTGCTTCGAGGTGGGAGATGCTCTTGTGGAGGCTGTGGACGATGATCGGTTCGAAGGCGTTGAGTTGGAGCTGCCCGGCTTCGGCGGCCATGGTGATGGTGACGTCGTTGCCGATGACCTCGTAGGCCACCTGGGAGACCACTTCCGGGATCACCGGGTTGATCTTGCCGGGCATGATGGAGGAGCCGGACTGGACGGCGGGAAGGTTGATCTCGCCGAAACCGGCACGCGGGCCTGAGGAGAGCAGGCGCAGGTCGTTGCAGATCTTGGAGAGCTTGACCGCAACGCGCTTGAGCACCCCGGAGAGGTGCACGAAGGCGCCAACGTCCTGGGTGGCTTCGATCAGGTCGACGGCGGTCACCAGCGGCACCCCGGTGATCTCCGCCAGGTGCCGGCAGGCTGTGTCCGCGTACCCGGAAGGGGCGTTCAGGCCGGTGCCGATGGCGGTGGCGCCGAGGTTGATCTCGTGAATCAGCAACTCGGCCTCCGCCAGGCGGAGCCGGTCCTCGCCGATGGTGACAGCGTAGCTGCCGAACTCCTGGCCCAGGGTCATGGGGACGGCGTCCTGCAACTGGGTGCGGCCCATCTTGACCACGGTGCGGAATTCCATGGCCTTGGCGGCGCAGGCGTCCTCGAGTTCTTCGAGTGCGGCCAGCAGTTCCCGGGCGGCGAAGATGGTGCCCAGTTTCACGGCCGTGGGGTAGACGTCGTTGGTGGACTGGCTGAGGTTGACGTGGTCGTTCGGGTGCAGCCTGGCGTAGTCGCCCTTGAGGTGGCCAAGGATTTCCAGGGCACGGTTGGCGATGACCTCGTTGGCGTTCATGTTCGACGACGTCCCGGCGCCGCCCTGGACGACGTCCACCACGAACTGGTCGGCAAGCCGGCCGGCCAGGACATCCTGGCAGGCCTGCTCGATGGCGTCGGCCCGCTCGGCGTCCAGCAGGCCGAGCTCACGGTTGGTCCGGGCGGCCGCGAGCTTGACGGCGGCCAGCCCGCGGACCAGGTGCATGTTGGAGGACAGCTTTTGGCCGGTGATCGGGAAGTTCTCCACGGCCCGGAGCGTGTGCACGCCCCAGTACGCATTCGCGGGTACGTCCCGGTCGCCCAGCAGGTCGTGCTCGGACCTGGTGGCGGGGGCGGATGTTGCGTCCGCAGCGGTGTCGATCATGGTCATAAGGGTCCTCACAGGGCTTCGTTGACGGGCGTGGACGGGTTGGTATTCAGGAAGTCAGTGGCCAGCAGCTGGCCCACCTGGTGGCCGCCGCCCAGGACCGGGGCGGTGGCGATGCCGGCGAGCCGCGCGGTGTCCACGCCCAGCGCCGCCAGCAGCTGCACTGTGGCGGCCATCCGGGCGCGGTCTCCGCCGTCGGAAATCTTGACGGCTGCGGCACCGCCGTCGGCCAGGCCCACCAGCTGGATGCCCTCGAAGCCGTCCTTGGCCACGGCGCCCGGGAGCAGGCGCATCAGGTCGGTGACGTCGCGGCCCTCACCGGCCACCATGTCCGGGTGCCGCTGCATGGCGAGCCCGACGGCGGCTTCCGCGCTTCCGGAATCGGGCCCGCCGTCGCCGTGCGTGGCTGCAAGGGAAGCCGCCCGGGCGATCCGGCCGAAGGCGCGGGCCATGCCGCCCAGTGAGAGGGCGAACAGCGGGGTGCCGCAGCCATCGGTGCTCAGCGCGGCGGGGGCCTCGCCGGTCAGGTCGGTGACGGTTTGCGCCACGAGCTGCTGCAGCGGGTGGGAGGGTTCGAGGTAGCCCCGGACGGACCAGCCGTTGATCGCGCAGGTCGCGGCCATGGCGGCGTGCTTTCCGGAGCAGTTCTGGATGATTTGCGTGGGGCCGCCGCCGGCGCGCAGCCAGTCCTCACGTTCGGCGGTGCCGTAGGGGAGGTCGGAGCTGTTCTCAAGGTCGGTGGGGGCCAGCCCGTGCAGATCGAGGATGCGCCGGGCGCCGTCGCGGTGGGCTGCCGAGCCCGAGTGGCTTGCGGCGGCCAGGGCCAGGAGGTCGGCCGGAAGCTCCAGGCCGGCCCGGACCATGGCGACGGCCTGGAGCGGCTTGAGCGCGGACCGCGGGTAGAAGGGAGCCAGCGGATCACCGGCGGTTGCCGCCACGGACCCGTCAGCGGCAAGGGCGATTGCCGAGCCGTAGTGGACGCTCTCCACGAGGCCGTCACGGACGGCAGCCACCAGCGGGGTGTGTTGCGGCAGGGCCGGTTCACCCAGGGCAGCGGTGTGGGCAGCGGAAAACACGGGGGATGGCATGGCGTCCTTGGAAGGGTCGGTTGGATGTGTCTAGTTGTTGAGGATGGAGTCCAGGGCCGCGCCCACGGCTTCCAGGTGGTGGGCCATGGCGGCGCGGGCGTTGTCCGGGGAGCCGGACTCAATGGCGGCCAGGATTTGCTGGTGTTCAACGTCGGAGGCGTGCTGGCGGTCTGCCACCATGTTCAGCGTCTCGGACTGGTGGGCCAGGGCGTCCCGGATGTCCGTCACCACGCTTGCGAACACCTTGTTGCCGCTGGCCCGGGCGATGGCCGCATGGAAGGAGGAGTCCAAGACCACCCAGGACTCGGGGTCGGTTTCCGTGGCCATGGCCGCCACGATGTCGCGGAGGGTTTCCAGTTCTTCCGGGGTGCGCCGCTGGGCGGCCAGCCCGGCGGCCGGGACCTCGATGTGCGGGCGGGCCTCGGTCAGGTCCCGTGCCGAGTACTGCCCCAGGGTGAGGTCATTGGCCACCTTGCCGGCAATGACGAACGTGCCTTTGCCGGTCCGGGTGACTGTCAGGCCCAAGGCCGTGCACGAGCGGAGCGCTTCCCGGATGACCGAGCGGCTGACCCCGTACTGCTGGGACAGCGTGGCTTCCGAGCTGAGCTTGCTGCCCACCGGAAAGGTGCCGGATTCGATGTCCGCACGGATGGTGTTGAACACCGCCTCGGCAGCGCTCAGCCGGGCAAGGGGACGGGATGCAGGCTGTCCTGCTGTCCGGCTGTCTGACAGGTTCACGCCTTAAATATGGCACCCGTCACAGTCGCTGTCAAGCCCTCCCTAGTCCTGCCGCTGTCCTGCGGCACGCCGGTGCTGCCGCCGCCGCCGCGTGCGGAAATGCCAGGCGATGAGCGCGGCCACCGCCACACCGACGCTGACGACGGCGATGTCCCGACCGGCTGCCTGCGCTACGGCTTCGTAGGAGTTTCCCGCCAGGAAGCCCAGGAGGACGAAGCCGATGCCCCACACCACGCCGCCTGCCGCGTTGTAGGCGAGGAAGCGGCCGTAAGGCATCCGCGAGGTGCCGGCCAGGGCCGGCATGACCGCCCGGAAGAAGGCGGTGAACCGGCCCAGGAACACGGCGGCGCCGCCCCTGCGTCGGAGCAGGTCCTGGGCGTTGTGCAGCTTCCCGGAGTGGCGGGCCAGCGCCCTGCTTTTCAGGATGCGGCTGCCCAGGTGCTTTCCCACTTCATACCCCACGCTGTCGCCCACGATCGCGGCGGCGACCACCAGGGCCATCATGACGCCCAGCTGGACTTCGCCCCGGCTGGCCACCACGCCGCCCAGGACGGCCGCGGTCTCTCCTGGGATGACGAAACCGATGAACAAGGCGTCCTCGGCAAAGACGAGGCAGAACACGGCGATATACGCCACCAGTGGGCTGACGTTCAAGAGGCCGTCGATGAACCCCGTCATGGCAGCAACCCTAAGCCCGCGGCGCCAGGCTGAACACCATATTGATGAACAGCGCTGCGGCCCGTTCCGGGGACACTGCCTCGGGTGGACGGTTGGAGGGGGACGTCAAGGGTGAGCCTGTTTCTTTGGCCGGCGGTCAGGATAACTTCGAGTATGCGCCTGCGCTCCTGAAAATTCCCTGACAGTTGACCCGACGAACATCCGAAGGTGAATCGGCACGAACGTGCCGTCTGTCCAGGCGCGGGACTTATCTTTTCGTTCCCATGGTGCTAATTTGGCCTTAATCGGCACGATCGTGCCTAGGAGGTGTGGTGACCGACTCCCTCATGGAGCAGGTGGCACTGGAGGTGCGCGCGCGGCGCAAGTCCCTTCGGCTCAACCAGCGTGACCTGGCGGACCTTGCCGGCGTATCCGAGCGTTTCGTGCGCTTCGTGGAACGGGGAAAGCCCAGCGTCCAAGTGGACTCGCTGCTTGCCCTGCTGGAGGCCTTGGGGCTCGAGCTCCAGGTCGCGCCACGGACCAGCCACGCCGTGCGGACGTTCCCGCGGCCCGCCGCAACGGAAGGCGGAACCGGCGAATGAGGCACCGCGTGGCAGACGTGTACAAGGCCGGTATCCTGGCCGCCAGGCTTGAGCGGCACGACGGCGGCACCCGGTTCAGCTACCTGCCCGCCTACCTGGAATCCGGGAGGGCCGCCGTCGCCACCTCCCTGCCGCTCACTGACGAACCCGTCCTGTCCGCCGCCGGTGCCGCTCCGCCCTACTTCACGGGGTTGCTGCCGGAAGGGCGCCGGCTCAACGCGCTCCGCCGGTCCATCAAGGCGAGTGCTGACGACGACCTCTCGCTGCTCATCGCTGCGGGCGGTAATCCGGTGGGCGACGTGCAGGTGGTCGGCCACGGGGAGCCGCTGGACCCGGACGAGCATGCGGTGCGCCTGGATCCCGGGCAACCGGTGGATTTCGAACAGCTCATCGGCGACTCCGACCTGATCGATCCCGTGGCGCTCGCCGGGGTGCAGGACAAGCTTTCCGCCGGAATGATCTCGCTGCCAGTGGCCAAGGCGGGGAAGCGGTTCATCCTCAAACTCAATGCTCCCGAGTTTCCGCATGTGGTGGAAAACGAGTTCGTCATGTTCCGCTACGCCGCGAAGCTGCGGGTTCCCCTGAGCCGGGTACAGCTGATCCGCGATGTCGCGGGGCGCCCCGGGCTGCTGGTGGAACGCTTCGACCGTATTCCGCTCCCTGGCGGCGGCCCGGACGACGTCCTGCGCCTTGCCGTTGAAGACGGTGCCCAGGTACTCAAGCTCTACCCGGCGGATAAGTACAACGTGGGGTACGGGCAGGTCTGCAAGGCGCTGGCCGACCACTGCGCGGCACCGCTGCCCGCCCTGCGGAACCTCGCCCTTCAGGCCGCTTTTGCCTGGCTCACCGGCAATGGCGACCTGCACGCCAAGAACGTGTCCATGGTGCAGGACCCCGGCGGGGAGTGGGGGATCGCCCCGGCGTACGACATTCCCTCCACAGTGGTTTACGGGGACAAGACCCTGGCGCTGACCCTGGGCGGAAAACGGACCGGCATCTCCCGACGGCATTTCCTGGGTTGGGCAACCACGTTGGGCCTGCCGGAGCGTGCGGCCTCCACCGTGGTGGAGCTGGCCCTGAAGGCGTCTGGGCCGCTGATCGCCGACCTTGAGGCAGGGACGGCCTTCGCCGTCGTGAACAATTCCACGGCGGACGACGCCGGCGGGTCACCCTTTCCGGAGATGGTCACCAGGGCGTGGGTCAAGGAACTGAAACACCGCCGCCGCCTCTTGGAGGGCCTGTAGCCGGAGCCGGCCGCAGTCTTAGAGGTGCTGGATGCCCGCCCGCTGCATGGCATCACGGTAGGTTTCCACGCTCTTGGCCAGGAGTTCTTCCTGCTTGGCCTCTGAGACAGCAAAGGCCCTGCCGCCGAGGGCGGAGGCCTTGTAGATTTTGATGCCGCTGTTCTTCAGCGACGAGTGGTAGGTCTTTTCAAAAAGGGTCAGGAACGTGGAAGCGTCCGTACCGTGCGCGATGACCGCCGAGACGCGGGAATTGATTTTGAGGAACTGGCGGAAGGGGCGCAGGCCGTCGGTTTTCTCCTGGACGCTCAGCGCCGACGGGCTGCCGCTTTCGCGGATCCAGGGGTACGCGTTCCACGGCATGACGTACTGCGGATCCAGTTCGGCGAGCTCGTAGATCTGGGTGGCGCGGCGGGCTGCTTCGTCGTCGTTATACAGGGAGACGAACCCGGATTCGGTGCCCTTGCCGGGGCTGGCCTGGAGGCTGATGATTCGGCACTCGTCTTCGTCATGGACGGGGTCGATATAGGGGACGGTGGAACCGGGCTTCTTCTCCATCAGTTCTTCGCAAAGTTGGGTTACCTTCGCGATGTTCGGTTCCTGTAGCAGGGCCTTTTTTTCGTCCCAATCAATCGTCACGGTTTCTCCCTTTGCGGCGAGGCGTCCAGAATCAGGCGTCCTATGTCACTCTACGCTTCCGCGGCGGGAGGTGGGCACACTTGATTTTTGGCCCAGGCCAGCCTAGTGCCGGCCCCGCAGGTGCTGGTTGTGGAGCTCATCGAGTTGCTCGTCGGTCAGTTCATCAAACACCAAGGCTTCGCGCTTGTCGCTGTGTGAGAAGCGGATGAACATGAGGATGATCAGCGGCAGGTCCACCACCTCGCAGATGAACCACAGCAAATTCCCCGCGAACTGCTGGTCCTGGAGGGCGTCCCTGAACCACCACTGGGGATCCGGGACGGTCATTGCATGGTCGAGGACCTGGCCGTTGAGGCTAAGGAGGATTCCGGGGACGGCGTCGATCAGCAACTCAATGAACACGAACATGAATTCCAGGGTCAGGTAGGCGCTGGACCGTTGGAAATTGGATTCTTCGATGATGGGCAGTGCCATGAGCATGCCCAGCAGCGGGACACCAAGCGTGAGCAGTGCGTCGGCCGCAGGGTTGGTCCGCAGCGTGTAGAAGGCCGGCGTCAGAAAGGTGGAGAAGAGGGCCAGCCCCAGTAAGGGTGCGCCGAATGAATTACTGACAAACCGCACCGGACGGCTGGACAGGACAGCGTCAAAGACTGCCGCTCCGTGGTCCGGCAACGCCGCACGCGCGAGCGTCAGCGGCTTGCCCAGGCCGATGAGCAGCGGAACCACAAAGAGCAGCAGGGAAATTTTGAGGGTGAACGCCCACCGCTGCTGCGGGCCGTACACGCCGGTGAAGCCGCAGGTCAGGATGACGAAAGTACCAAGGCCCAGGACGTAGAACGCCAGCGCACGCCAGGCCGGCCAGCGGTGGCCCTTCCGTCCGGCCGAACGCATCCCCCACCCGTAGAGGACTCCGGCCACAACGACGAACACTGTGGCGGCCCAGTCGAGGCGCCAGGAGGAAATAAGGATCTCAAGCGGTGGCACGGGCCAATGGTAGCCAGTATTCCTGAGAACAGCATGGGCGTTTTTTCGGAGATCGGGGACTGCCGGGATGCTGTTCAATGTGAGGATGCAGTTCACCAGGAAGGGCTTGAGAGATGACGGCTTTTTGGGCTTCAGGCCTGCCAAGGACCTTGAGGCCATGCGGGTCCCGCGGGGAACGGGCATTTTCGTCGTCTTGACGCCGGACGCGTTCCAGCCGGAATTCCTGAAGAAGAGCACCGCCGGCGTCTTTAAGAAGAAAGATCCCTCCCTGCCGGAGCAGGACCTTAAAGCTGCCTGGGTGGACACGGCCGCCGTCCTGTACCTCGGCAAAGCCGGTCCGGGCAGCAAGGGCAACCGCGGGCTAAGGCGGCAGATCCAGGAGTTCCTGGACTTCGGACACGGAAAGCCGCCGGGCCACTGGGACGGCCGGCTCATCTGGCAACTCAGGGATGCCGGGACGCTGCTGGTCGCGTGGAAGGAAATGGCCGCCGAAACCCTTAACCAGGCCGAGGCGGACTACCACACAGGTTTTGTCGAGGAGTACGGGAAACTGCCGTACGCGAACCTCGTGCGGGGGCGGACCAGAAACTGAGCCAGGGTGCAGCCTTAGGCCGGTCCCTTGAGGCGCTCCATCTCACGGCGGTCCTTCTTGGTGGGCCGGCCGGCGCCCCGGTCGCGTTGCGGGAGCCCCAGCGCCGGCAGGACGGGCCGCGGGGGAGTGTGGTCCGTGAAGCAATGGGATGCGGCCTCGGCTCCAACGCGCTTGGCGATCAGCCGCCGCACTTCAAGGATGCGCTCGTACCCGGACATGCGCACCGTCACCGTGTCTCCAGTGACCAGAGTCGCTGAAGCCTTGGAAGGGCTGCCGTTGAGGCGGACGTGCCCGGCCCGGCAGGCGGCGGTGGCGGCGGACCGTGTCTTGTAGGCACGGATGGCCCACAACCACGCATCGATTCGGACACTGGCGGGGGAGGATGGGAGGCTGGTCATGATTGGCACCGAGTATAGCCCCGGGCCGCCGGCTTCACTCCACTATCACCCTGACCCGCTGCACTACGTTGTTGCCCATCCCCTGGTAGTTCCAATTCTGTTCCAGGGGCTGGGTGGCGCCGGTGACGTCGGTGGCGCGGCAGGCCAGGACATGCTCGCCGGGTTCGGCCACCCACGGCATGGTCCAGCCCCGCCACGCGTAGCCGCCGGCCGGCTTGCCCAACCGGGCGGGCAGCCACGTGCCGTCAATGGCTACCTCGACGCCGGCCACGGCGCCTTCCCCGGACCAGGCCCTGCCCTGCAACATGACCGGGCCCGGGCGGACAAACCGCCCGCGCGTGAAGAAGTCCGGGACACCCGGCGGAACCATCAGCGAACGCACCCTGATCCTCGAAACCGGCCGGCCGGCGTCATCCGCGGAGGCCTGGTAACGGTAGGCGGACTGCTGCTGGAACCCGGTGAACGGCTCTTTGACCACCTCTATCGACTCCAGCCATTTGACGCTGGCCATCCCGTACCAGCCCGGAACCACCAGGCGCAGCGGGTACCCATGCTGCGGCGGCAGTTCGGCGCCGTTCATTTTGTAGGCAAGGACGACGTCGGGACGCAGGGCTTCGCGGACCGGCAGGCTGCGCGCGTAATGGTGCGGGACGCCGCCCTGCACGCCCATGTCCGCGCCGGTGAAGACCACCTCCAAGGCATCCGGCAGTACACCCGCTTTGCCCAGGAGGTAGGCCAGCGGAACACCGGTCCAATGGGCCGTGCCCACCGCTTCCAGGACCCACGGCTGGCTGAGGGGCCGCGGCTCCAGCAGCGACCGGCCGTTGCCCGCGCACTCCAGGGTGACCGGAAGGGTGATGGCCGGGGCCCTGCGGAGGGCGGCCATGCCCAGCTCCAGGGTCCGTTCCACCGCACCGCGGATCCGCAGATGCCAGGAGGGGCTGTCGATATCCGGGATATCGAAATGCGTGAGCACGTAGTGGAGCCCGGGAGGCGTGACCTCGCGGCGGAGCGCCTCCAGTGGCATTGAATGGTTGCGGGCGGAGAGCTGCAACTCCTCGGGAGTGAGCGGGCCGTTCGACGGGCCAGCGGGAACCGGGAGGGTTTCCGCTGCCACGGTTGTTGATTGCCTGTGTTCTCTGGTCTCTGTCATGGCGCCGGGATTCTCTGAGCCGTGCTCCGCCGGGGTGGCGGCGCCTAGCCACAGGTCTACGCCGGGCTCCCCGGTCCGTCAACAGCCCCACGGACCGGGGAGGGAGCGCTACAGGACAGGCCGGGTCAGGAACTCGGCCAGGCTGATCGGGTCCTGGCCGGTCAGCCCGTGCACGTCAGGTGACAGCCCCGCCATCTCCCCGGCCGCCATCGCCGTATAGGTGCTCACCCACGCGTCCAACTGCCACTGTGGAGCACCGTAGGACGCCCGGGATGCGTAGGCTTCCTCCACCGTTTCCGGGTGGTAGCTGATGGTCCGGCCCGTTCCGTCACTGAGTACCCGGGCGGCCTGCGCCATCGTCAACTCTTCCGGTCCGGTCAGGTTGTAGGTCATTCCCTTATGGATTGCCGGATCGCGGAGCACCGCATGGGCGGAGCGGGCCACATCCTCCCGGGTTACCCCGGAAAACACGCCTTCACCGGCAGGACCGCGGATCACGCCGTCCTCCCCGGTCATCAGCGGCAGGAAGTCCAGGTAGAAGTTGTCCCGAAGGAACGTGAAGTCCATTCCGGAGGCTTTGATCCGCTCCTCCGTGGCGTAATGGTCCCGCGCCAAGGTGAAGGTGGCATCCGGCGCAGCGCCGTAGAAGGACGTGTAAACCACGTGCTGCACTCCGGCGTCAGCGGCGGCGTCCACGAAC
It encodes the following:
- a CDS encoding aspartate ammonia-lyase; this translates as MTMIDTAADATSAPATRSEHDLLGDRDVPANAYWGVHTLRAVENFPITGQKLSSNMHLVRGLAAVKLAAARTNRELGLLDAERADAIEQACQDVLAGRLADQFVVDVVQGGAGTSSNMNANEVIANRALEILGHLKGDYARLHPNDHVNLSQSTNDVYPTAVKLGTIFAARELLAALEELEDACAAKAMEFRTVVKMGRTQLQDAVPMTLGQEFGSYAVTIGEDRLRLAEAELLIHEINLGATAIGTGLNAPSGYADTACRHLAEITGVPLVTAVDLIEATQDVGAFVHLSGVLKRVAVKLSKICNDLRLLSSGPRAGFGEINLPAVQSGSSIMPGKINPVIPEVVSQVAYEVIGNDVTITMAAEAGQLQLNAFEPIIVHSLHKSISHLEAACRTLTARCIRGITANTEHLRRTVEQSIGLVTALNPHLGYATATAIAQEALATGKGVAELVLEHGLLTDAQLQDLLSPERLANLTK
- a CDS encoding asparaginase translates to MPSPVFSAAHTAALGEPALPQHTPLVAAVRDGLVESVHYGSAIALAADGSVAATAGDPLAPFYPRSALKPLQAVAMVRAGLELPADLLALAAASHSGSAAHRDGARRILDLHGLAPTDLENSSDLPYGTAEREDWLRAGGGPTQIIQNCSGKHAAMAATCAINGWSVRGYLEPSHPLQQLVAQTVTDLTGEAPAALSTDGCGTPLFALSLGGMARAFGRIARAASLAATHGDGGPDSGSAEAAVGLAMQRHPDMVAGEGRDVTDLMRLLPGAVAKDGFEGIQLVGLADGGAAAVKISDGGDRARMAATVQLLAALGVDTARLAGIATAPVLGGGHQVGQLLATDFLNTNPSTPVNEAL
- a CDS encoding FadR/GntR family transcriptional regulator, producing MNLSDSRTAGQPASRPLARLSAAEAVFNTIRADIESGTFPVGSKLSSEATLSQQYGVSRSVIREALRSCTALGLTVTRTGKGTFVIAGKVANDLTLGQYSARDLTEARPHIEVPAAGLAAQRRTPEELETLRDIVAAMATETDPESWVVLDSSFHAAIARASGNKVFASVVTDIRDALAHQSETLNMVADRQHASDVEHQQILAAIESGSPDNARAAMAHHLEAVGAALDSILNN
- a CDS encoding DedA family protein codes for the protein MTGFIDGLLNVSPLVAYIAVFCLVFAEDALFIGFVIPGETAAVLGGVVASRGEVQLGVMMALVVAAAIVGDSVGYEVGKHLGSRILKSRALARHSGKLHNAQDLLRRRGGAAVFLGRFTAFFRAVMPALAGTSRMPYGRFLAYNAAGGVVWGIGFVLLGFLAGNSYEAVAQAAGRDIAVVSVGVAVAALIAWHFRTRRRRQHRRAAGQRQD
- a CDS encoding type II toxin-antitoxin system Y4mF family antitoxin; the encoded protein is MTDSLMEQVALEVRARRKSLRLNQRDLADLAGVSERFVRFVERGKPSVQVDSLLALLEALGLELQVAPRTSHAVRTFPRPAATEGGTGE
- a CDS encoding HipA domain-containing protein, with the protein product MADVYKAGILAARLERHDGGTRFSYLPAYLESGRAAVATSLPLTDEPVLSAAGAAPPYFTGLLPEGRRLNALRRSIKASADDDLSLLIAAGGNPVGDVQVVGHGEPLDPDEHAVRLDPGQPVDFEQLIGDSDLIDPVALAGVQDKLSAGMISLPVAKAGKRFILKLNAPEFPHVVENEFVMFRYAAKLRVPLSRVQLIRDVAGRPGLLVERFDRIPLPGGGPDDVLRLAVEDGAQVLKLYPADKYNVGYGQVCKALADHCAAPLPALRNLALQAAFAWLTGNGDLHAKNVSMVQDPGGEWGIAPAYDIPSTVVYGDKTLALTLGGKRTGISRRHFLGWATTLGLPERAASTVVELALKASGPLIADLEAGTAFAVVNNSTADDAGGSPFPEMVTRAWVKELKHRRRLLEGL
- a CDS encoding uracil-DNA glycosylase, with protein sequence MTIDWDEKKALLQEPNIAKVTQLCEELMEKKPGSTVPYIDPVHDEDECRIISLQASPGKGTESGFVSLYNDDEAARRATQIYELAELDPQYVMPWNAYPWIRESGSPSALSVQEKTDGLRPFRQFLKINSRVSAVIAHGTDASTFLTLFEKTYHSSLKNSGIKIYKASALGGRAFAVSEAKQEELLAKSVETYRDAMQRAGIQHL
- a CDS encoding cytochrome c oxidase assembly protein, which gives rise to MPPLEILISSWRLDWAATVFVVVAGVLYGWGMRSAGRKGHRWPAWRALAFYVLGLGTFVILTCGFTGVYGPQQRWAFTLKISLLLFVVPLLIGLGKPLTLARAALPDHGAAVFDAVLSSRPVRFVSNSFGAPLLGLALFSTFLTPAFYTLRTNPAADALLTLGVPLLGMLMALPIIEESNFQRSSAYLTLEFMFVFIELLIDAVPGILLSLNGQVLDHAMTVPDPQWWFRDALQDQQFAGNLLWFICEVVDLPLIILMFIRFSHSDKREALVFDELTDEQLDELHNQHLRGRH
- a CDS encoding RNA-binding S4 domain-containing protein yields the protein MTSLPSSPASVRIDAWLWAIRAYKTRSAATAACRAGHVRLNGSPSKASATLVTGDTVTVRMSGYERILEVRRLIAKRVGAEAASHCFTDHTPPRPVLPALGLPQRDRGAGRPTKKDRREMERLKGPA
- a CDS encoding sulfite oxidase; the protein is MTETREHRQSTTVAAETLPVPAGPSNGPLTPEELQLSARNHSMPLEALRREVTPPGLHYVLTHFDIPDIDSPSWHLRIRGAVERTLELGMAALRRAPAITLPVTLECAGNGRSLLEPRPLSQPWVLEAVGTAHWTGVPLAYLLGKAGVLPDALEVVFTGADMGVQGGVPHHYARSLPVREALRPDVVLAYKMNGAELPPQHGYPLRLVVPGWYGMASVKWLESIEVVKEPFTGFQQQSAYRYQASADDAGRPVSRIRVRSLMVPPGVPDFFTRGRFVRPGPVMLQGRAWSGEGAVAGVEVAIDGTWLPARLGKPAGGYAWRGWTMPWVAEPGEHVLACRATDVTGATQPLEQNWNYQGMGNNVVQRVRVIVE
- a CDS encoding SDR family oxidoreductase encodes the protein MQSPADLPELAVTGSTGGLGGMLARQLAGSGFAQRLLVRDAARAPELAGASAVACSYGDGAASRQALDGVKLLFMVSAAEAEDRLQQHYAFVDAAADAGVQHVVYTSFYGAAPDATFTLARDHYATEERIKASGMDFTFLRDNFYLDFLPLMTGEDGVIRGPAGEGVFSGVTREDVARSAHAVLRDPAIHKGMTYNLTGPEELTMAQAARVLSDGTGRTISYHPETVEEAYASRASYGAPQWQLDAWVSTYTAMAAGEMAGLSPDVHGLTGQDPISLAEFLTRPVL